GATCTTGCGGTGTCTGCCCAGGGAGAAGCTCCGTCCTTATCTCATCCCAGTTGgggttacatgtcatggtaagaaagatgtctggtttcccaaacttccgcaccagagccatagcatccatatatcgacgtctcatgtcacgaggaccgccAATAAACGATGGTGACAGCACAGTTCGCTTCCCAACCTTTTCTGCTCTTATGTCTCCATCTAACATACTATCCACCAAGCCCTGGTACAGGTCAGCTCGTAACCGGTCCTGGTTTTTACGTATGAAATCTAAACGGGAGCTCTCAATCTTGATGTACGTGTCGACTGCGAACTGCTGGAAAAGTCGCTTaccatgaagtattggattgaatatCCCTGGACGAATCTGGAATTTGTAGCAGTAATAGTCACGTACGGACACACATAGATGGTTAGGAGATTCTGCATACGTAAGGATTGATTATTTTGTGATGCCGAAAGGATAGTTAACAATGTGTTATGTAAGAAATATCAAAGAAACAACTAACCTGCATCTTCATCGTTAGCATTACTAGCCCTATGCGTCGCACGGTATGCATCCACTTCGCCCATGGATACACCGACCTTTGGTATGTttgcatgccatccaagttcacctCTAGGGAAGAACAGTGGATACGATAGTGCATCATAGCATCCATGGTATGAGCGGATGtcgtggcttgacctatccttcccATGTAGCATAACACTCTTGCTGAACTGGCCTCGCCGTTCGCTCCCCTCGATCTAGACAGCAGCGACCTCTGAAGTGAGAGGCGTGTTATATGTCTTCTGGTTCAACGTCTGGTCAAGGTTCAATGTGATACGATAGTCATCAAGGTTCTCAACATGGCCCATGCTCCTAAGGTGCTCAGAGTACGGGTTTCCATGGAGTATGCCAACTAATTGTTTAATAACATCTTTGTCTTTCTGTTGACATTCTTCGCGGCACTTACAATATCGATGCTCAAGATTGGGATCATCATCGTAAAAGTAAAGCTCAAGGTGTTTATGCTCCGCCCCACCGTCCCTACCAAATGACTTGATATTGTGGTACATCATGCCTTGTGCTCGGAACGTGTATATACCAGAATCTCTCACATTAGTTGTCATACTATCGAGGCAACAATACAGTgaagtgaaagagaaatggccattaaaaaacctaatgttatcacGAAAGTGTCTAGCATCAGAGTCTGTACTATCCCACAACCTCTGGAGCTGGGGAGGGGTCTCCAGTGGGGCTAGCTCAACCTTCCCACTACGACAACAAAACCCAGGTGGCTCATACTCAAACTTCTTCGCAGTGCAATAACCGCAGTTGGGAACAGACTTCAGCATATGTGTGTCTTCAGGCACATTACTGTACACTTTGTCATACGGGTCAGGCAAACCAGTGGCAGTAGATTCATCTTGAGTACCATCAATCTCGATGTCCTCGCCGATCTCATCATCTAatatttttttggaaaacaacgaTTAAGACACGTGTAGTTATATAAGTCGTGGTATCATAATAAAAATTGAGGTACGCACATTGCCCAGCGAATAGGTATCCATCGTTCTCATCATCATCCTCAGCCTCTTCGAATATGACACCCTCATCATCATCACCTGAATCATGAAAATATGAGCCACGTAAAAGACAAGGGCATCTAGGGTGGGGGAAAATGTAACGTGAACAAAGATTTTTAACGAGTACCATTGGAAATGAACGTTGGCTTCGTATGTGTATGGTCCACTCCTTGTTCAACCATGCCTGCACTCACATGTTTAGTTGGACTACATGCTATCGTCATCGTGCAATATTCATTTAAAATTGGTTGTAATTACCATTGGTGTGGATCTCTGCAGTCGGATGGGGCTGTGTCCAATCGTCTCCTTCCATAGCGTCACAAATAGTATCCTCGGTCACTGTAGCCACATTCCTTCCAATGTCGTCTTCAAATTGTTGGTTTCGACGGCCTAAGGTAGCTGGTCTTATCCCAGATAGCACATGATGTCTACGTCTTAGTGGCTCAGTAGACATATCAAGTGAACCAACATCCTTAGTCTGTGTTGAAGTTGGCAGGAAAGGTGTCACGGCGAATTCAGGGATAACCCAGTCGCAAGTGGTAACTGAGGATCCATATGGTTCAATTCCATATGTTGTAGGACGTACAACCTCAGGGGTATATACTGGGTCCTCCATGGCGATGGACTCCTGATTCAAAGTGTCACCCTGTAGTGCTCTACGTTTTCTGCTGCACTCTTTGTTAGCATCTTTCCGTCTTGGTGTCTTATTATACAACCTAAGGCGTACATGTCTAGACTCCCTCTCGACGGGGGTCATGTTTTTGTACCGCTCACTAAAGTAGGCGGCCCTTTTCATAGTATGCTTAGGTATGTTATCAACAGTTTCATGCACACAACCTGGAATAAGGCATGTCTATGTTTAACGATTTGAAACCTGCAGTTTTTTTGCATATTTAGCCAAGCGAACAATCATGTACCTGGTGTCAGAAGGTCTTTACTTGTGACAATGTTGTTTGCCTGGAATGTCTCATTCCTATGCAACCAATCGCTGTCATCATATGCATCCAGATTTACTTGTTCATCTCCACCTACATTTAGCATTTTAGCATAAGTAAAGAGTTAACATAATAGATAGTGCAAATGTGACAAAAAAATTGTGATTGTTATACCTGCAATGTCTTGTGTTGACAAATTTGTGAAATCAATGGTGCTACAGTCATCTGGAAAGCTAACCACCTCACATGCCTGGTCCGTATTAAAGTCTTCTTCATATATCACCCATTTACAAAAGGCTACACATCAACTTTGTATAGTACAAACATGTAGGTATAACAATAAAAAAATTTAACTTTTCATCACCTCTGGATGAGAGTGGCTCTATCGATAGTCCTTTATTTCGTTGACGTGCTTCACGACGCT
This portion of the Zea mays cultivar B73 chromosome 2, Zm-B73-REFERENCE-NAM-5.0, whole genome shotgun sequence genome encodes:
- the LOC103646409 gene encoding uncharacterized protein isoform X3, whose product is MDQIGYNAGRTPFTDISNTIITGNQNESNSLGLIVDAKEHKRQRDRERYAAMTVEEKNEKNRKRREARQRNKGLSIEPLSSRDFNTDQACEVVSFPDDCSTIDFTNLSTQDIAGGDEQVNLDAYDDSDWLHRNETFQANNIVTSKDLLTPGCVHETVDNIPKHTMKRAAYFSERYKNMTPVERESRHVRLRLYNKTPRRKDANKECSRKRRALQGDTLNQESIAMEDPVYTPEVVRPTTYGIEPYGSSVTTCDWVIPEFAVTPFLPTSTQTKDVGSLDMSTEPLRRRHHVLSGIRPATLGRRNQQFEDDIGRNVATVTEDTICDAMEGDDWTQPHPTAEIHTNGMVEQGVDHTHTKPTFISNGDDDEGVIFEEAEDDDENDGYLFAGQYDEIGEDIEIDGTQDESTATGLPDPYDKVYSNVPEDTHMLKSVPNCGYCTAKKFEYEPPGFCCRSGKVELAPLETPPQLQRLWDSTDSDARHFRDNIRFFNGHFSFTSLYCCLDSMTTNVRDSGIYTFRAQGMMYHNIKSFGRDGGAEHKHLELYFYDDDPNLEHRYCKCREECQQKDKDVIKQLVGILHGNPYSEHLRSMGHVENLDDYRITLNLDQTLNQKTYNTPLTSEVAAV
- the LOC103646409 gene encoding uncharacterized protein isoform X2, which translates into the protein MKPGRGSVQLPHRFDEFLFNSYEGQASTSIQANQPISFDKGTLLVMDQIGYNAGRTPFTDISNTIITGNQNESNSLGLIVDAKEHKRQRDRERYAAMTVEEKNEKNRKRREARQRNKGLSIEPLSSRDFNTDQACEVVSFPDDCSTIDFTNLSTQDIAGGDEQVNLDAYDDSDWLHRNETFQANNIVTSKDLLTPGCVHETVDNIPKHTMKRAAYFSERYKNMTPVERESRHVRLRLYNKTPRRKDANKECSRKRRALQGDTLNQESIAMEDPVYTPEVVRPTTYGIEPYGSSVTTCDWVIPEFAVTPFLPTSTQTKDVGSLDMSTEPLRRRHHVLSGIRPATLGRRNQQFEDDIGRNVATVTEDTICDAMEGDDWTQPHPTAEIHTNGMVEQGVDHTHTKPTFISNGDDDEGVIFEEAEDDDENDGYLFAGQYDEIGEDIEIDGTQDESTATGLPDPYDKVYSNVPEDTHMLKSVPNCGYCTAKKFEYEPPGFCCRSGKVELAPLETPPQLQRLWDSTDSDARHFRDNIRFFNGHFSFTSLYCCLDSMTTNVRDSGIYTFRAQGMMYHNIKSFGRDGGAEHKHLELYFYDDDPNLEHRYCKCREECQQKDKDVIKQLVGILHGNPYSEHLRSMGHVENLDDYRITLNLDQTLNQKTYNTPLTSEVAAV